The following nucleotide sequence is from Deltaproteobacteria bacterium.
ACAGAACTTGTTTAATGCCTCAATTCGTGATCAGGTGTTTTTTTCAAAACCCCATCACTCCAAGAGCCATTGGAATTCCAAGAAACTGAATCCCCTCTGTGGATAACCAAAGCCGGGTCCTCTGGGCCCGGATCTTTACTCAAGCACAAAGCTTTGGCACTTGCCGTAACGTCAAAATCAGAGCAAAACTGAGTGAGGACGTGCAAAACGTAAGGCAAGGAAGAATGAAGCTCCCCGCAGCAAGCTGCGGGGTATCAAAGCGGAATTTTGCCGTAGTTCGCCTTGCCTTTCATCTTTCATCCCTGCAGCAAGTCGCCGACGCGCCATTTCAGCCGTCGCAGCCGCTCTGGCGAAGTCGGCAGCTTGGGCGACGGTGCGCTGCAGGGTATTCCGGCGAAGGCGAACAAAAGCGGCGGGAAATCATGGGTGATAACCAGCCGAAACAAGGAGGGTAGGCGGGGACTGTGCTGAAATATTGGCAATTGAAGTCCAAGGCGTTTAAGATTCGGGACTAACCGGCGTCGCCTTTTTTATGATCATCCTCTTTGAAGGCGTCACGGAGCAATTTGGATTGACGGTTGTAGGCCTCACGGGGGTTTTCAGGGTCTTTCATCAGTGATATTTCCTGGGTAATGAGACGAGCGACATTTAGAATGTGAGCCTCCTTTTTCCTGGCTTCCCGCCTGTATAAAGGGTGGTCCCGATTGATATAGACGATAGTGCCCTCGGTCATGCATTCCGGCCCGTCTTCTCCCAGGTGATCCAGACAGCAGGTCACTCCGGCGTCGCCAAACTTGAGCCTTTTCACCACCGCGTTGGGCGTGGCGATCCTAAGAGAAGGCTTGCTCTCCTTCTTGGGTTTCTCGTCGCCGGCCTCTGATGCGGAATCCGTCTCATCCGGCTGCGATGTGTTTTCCTCCTCTATGTCTTCCACCTCGATCCCGTCGGGCTGTTTTTCCTTGACAGGCGTCTCGACACCTGTTTCCCCCGCGCCTCGCATTCCTTCTTCGGCTAAGGGAACAACGCCGAATGGGGAAAACTCCGGGTTTAGGATTAGAGCCTGGTGTACGCGCTCCAAAGCTTCCTTGAGTGCGCGGTTAACCTTTCGATTTTCGCTCTGGGAGGCCAGCAGCTTGAAAGCTCTGCGAACCTCTGCCATGGTTTTATCCATGGCCTTGAGGAATGATTTGTATTGCGGAGAATCTTCTATGAACCCGGATCGATCGCTCGTCAAAGGGAGAAAATCGGCGTTTATCTCGCCTCTAATGCGTGTTGCTGCTTTTCCCCAAGAAGCCATCTCGAATAGCTCTCTGCGAACAGTCACTCCCTTCACCTTAATCTCGATGCCCATGTCATCCTTGGAGGCACGATAAGCGGGAAGGATCACGATCTCCCCATGAATAATGCCGAATTCGTTGCCATGCATGACGGGAATGCGGTTGCCTGTCATTGTTCTGGGGGTCACCCTGTATCCGTTTACGTATACAGAGAAGTCCCTGGCGCGTATGGGCACGCCTTCGGCGATTCTTTGGGTCACGTCCTCCGGCCTAAAGGCTCTCCTAAGCTCCACAAGGCGAACGGTAGTCCCATCGCCTCTTTTGGAATCCCTGTCCAGGATAGTGAGGGGAATGCTCCATGAGTCACCCTTTTCAATCCAGCGCGCCTTGTCGAATACGACTCTGGCCCTGAAATCTTTTTTCTGCGTGGTGATCTCAAAGCGGGAGGCAGCGGCCAGACTTGCGAACTTGCCGA
It contains:
- a CDS encoding ATP-binding protein, coding for MSEEASYLRITVDKSHIINIGERLYEQSIELIRELVNNAYDADATRVDVTVAEKEIVVADNGEGMDMEGLKQYFNVGSGEKLVNPLSPRFKRDRIGQFGIGKFASLAAASRFEITTQKKDFRARVVFDKARWIEKGDSWSIPLTILDRDSKRGDGTTVRLVELRRAFRPEDVTQRIAEGVPIRARDFSVYVNGYRVTPRTMTGNRIPVMHGNEFGIIHGEIVILPAYRASKDDMGIEIKVKGVTVRRELFEMASWGKAATRIRGEINADFLPLTSDRSGFIEDSPQYKSFLKAMDKTMAEVRRAFKLLASQSENRKVNRALKEALERVHQALILNPEFSPFGVVPLAEEGMRGAGETGVETPVKEKQPDGIEVEDIEEENTSQPDETDSASEAGDEKPKKESKPSLRIATPNAVVKRLKFGDAGVTCCLDHLGEDGPECMTEGTIVYINRDHPLYRREARKKEAHILNVARLITQEISLMKDPENPREAYNRQSKLLRDAFKEDDHKKGDAG